In Methanofollis sp. UBA420, one DNA window encodes the following:
- the radB gene encoding DNA repair and recombination protein RadB, with product MKLSRLSTGSEPLDTLLGGGLERRTITQIYGEPGCGKSTISVMTAVSCLKGGESVIYIDTEGFSAERFEQIAGEEATALADRLYLYEPVDFVQEGIMVNECEALLRSKNVGLIVMDSATALYRSELGTTKDALRVLSQHMVRLLGYAKKYEVPVLITNQVYMDVDTDAFFGLGGTALGHISKAILRIEKRESKRRVVLEKHRSRPTDISFDYVIVNEGIRRV from the coding sequence ATGAAGTTGTCCAGACTGAGCACGGGTTCCGAGCCCCTTGACACCCTCCTCGGCGGCGGCCTGGAGAGGCGGACGATCACGCAGATCTACGGCGAGCCCGGCTGCGGCAAGAGCACGATATCCGTCATGACGGCGGTCTCCTGCCTGAAGGGCGGCGAGTCTGTCATCTACATCGACACCGAGGGCTTCTCGGCCGAACGCTTCGAGCAGATTGCGGGCGAGGAGGCGACGGCCCTTGCCGACCGCCTGTACCTCTACGAACCCGTCGACTTCGTGCAGGAGGGCATCATGGTAAACGAGTGCGAGGCCCTCCTCAGGTCGAAGAACGTCGGCCTCATCGTGATGGACTCGGCGACGGCCCTGTACCGCTCCGAACTCGGGACGACGAAGGACGCCCTCCGCGTCCTCTCCCAGCACATGGTCCGCCTCCTCGGCTATGCGAAGAAGTACGAGGTGCCGGTGCTGATCACGAACCAGGTGTACATGGACGTGGACACCGACGCCTTCTTCGGCCTCGGGGGCACGGCCCTCGGCCACATTTCCAAGGCGATCCTGCGGATCGAGAAGAGGGAGAGCAAGAGGCGGGTCGTCCTCGAAAAGCACCGCTCCCGCCCGACCGATATCTCGTTCGATTATGTTATTGTGAATGAGGGGATCAGGCGGGTATAG
- a CDS encoding DUF86 domain-containing protein: MPGDGLLYLEDIRDAIAVIRSYVGDRSFEDFADDPMCLDAVVLRFITIGEAVKHIPTDVTARHSEIEWRKISGLRDISIHSYYSVNRP; this comes from the coding sequence ATGCCCGGGGACGGACTGCTCTATCTGGAGGATATCAGGGACGCAATCGCTGTCATCCGCTCCTATGTGGGAGATAGATCATTTGAAGATTTTGCGGACGATCCGATGTGCCTTGACGCCGTTGTGCTCAGGTTCATCACCATCGGCGAGGCGGTGAAACATATCCCCACCGATGTCACTGCCCGCCATTCGGAGATCGAGTGGCGAAAGATTTCCGGCCTCCGGGACATCAGCATTCATTCCTATTATTCGGTGAATCGCCCATGA
- a CDS encoding nucleotidyltransferase family protein, protein MKPLTQIRQNLRTIRERYGVARIGVFGSVAREEDTPASDIDILVEFREGEETFDHFMDLTFYLEDLLGRRTDLVIADTLKPGIRNVVLGEVVYARGRTALSGGYQGRNRCHPLLCGR, encoded by the coding sequence ATGAAACCCCTCACGCAGATCCGGCAGAACCTCCGCACCATCCGGGAACGCTACGGCGTGGCACGCATCGGGGTCTTCGGGTCTGTCGCACGGGAGGAGGACACCCCTGCAAGCGACATCGACATCCTGGTGGAGTTCCGGGAGGGGGAGGAGACATTCGACCACTTCATGGACCTCACGTTCTATCTAGAGGACCTCCTGGGGCGGCGGACAGACCTTGTCATTGCCGATACCCTCAAGCCCGGGATCCGGAACGTCGTCCTCGGCGAGGTCGTCTATGCCCGGGGACGGACTGCTCTATCTGGAGGATATCAGGGACGCAATCGCTGTCATCCGCTCCTATGTGGGAGATAG
- a CDS encoding restriction endonuclease, translating into MTMPKFCPECGTPLTNTNAKFCPECGTRLTQEASAPTTAKTQTLPHSDDDWSDPIDWSEEEYTEEDRSPSANVYELGTKLEEIVDSIYQAEGYKTERRVRMPGQGGYTNEIDVIARRGKKQVAIECKNFTSAVGIKEVRDFSKKLDDLGEGWQGVFVAFNDLTIDAQNFAESRNIEIFSHEDIKEKWFAVSAGRVSRRGEKLNLKFALSIISDYLTVTTLPLKNNNLIEVSDATLTFHPYIKIPYSFKAQVYDPTKKLHKFSDDGIVVIDLLDGKVLNRQAEKGGSIFNSLSTSKQSTDNAQTLQTFNEVLNNSPSPEYSITIGSDYQITELKPEITKRTVERAAIEYITAKNTSDITYTPSKGDTILDSKRRKFIPRRGDVKLFKSEMVSVPKWAVHFNAFGTIYTKEVFAHSGTVLENTIRYCPQHFKFGVINIKKEAVAVCEVCGKACCSEHITQCPVCGKWVCNEHASTCSSCGKTFCKEHASTICSVCNMPLCSDCEVECPICNRTYGSDHTQICDRCGTAACSQCITTSGLFRKTRVCKNCQ; encoded by the coding sequence ATGACTATGCCAAAGTTTTGTCCTGAATGCGGAACGCCACTAACGAACACCAATGCAAAATTTTGCCCTGAATGTGGCACCAGATTAACACAAGAGGCATCAGCCCCCACTACTGCCAAAACCCAAACCCTTCCTCACTCTGATGACGATTGGTCGGATCCTATCGATTGGTCGGAGGAAGAATACACGGAAGAGGACAGGTCACCTTCTGCGAATGTCTACGAGCTTGGAACAAAACTGGAAGAAATTGTCGACTCGATTTATCAGGCCGAGGGCTACAAGACTGAAAGACGGGTCAGAATGCCTGGACAGGGGGGTTATACAAACGAAATCGATGTCATTGCCAGAAGAGGAAAAAAGCAGGTTGCCATCGAATGTAAGAATTTTACATCCGCAGTCGGCATAAAAGAAGTTCGGGACTTTTCCAAGAAACTTGATGACCTCGGCGAGGGCTGGCAGGGAGTTTTTGTCGCCTTCAACGACTTAACCATCGACGCTCAAAATTTTGCGGAGAGCAGGAATATTGAGATCTTCAGTCACGAAGACATCAAGGAAAAGTGGTTTGCTGTCTCTGCCGGCAGGGTCAGTCGGAGAGGAGAAAAACTGAATTTAAAATTCGCTCTATCCATAATATCAGACTATCTCACTGTAACGACACTACCGCTAAAGAACAATAATCTGATTGAGGTGAGCGATGCTACGCTCACCTTCCATCCATATATAAAAATTCCCTACAGTTTCAAAGCCCAGGTCTACGATCCCACCAAGAAACTCCACAAGTTTTCCGATGACGGCATCGTCGTGATCGATCTTCTGGACGGCAAGGTGCTCAACAGGCAGGCAGAGAAGGGAGGCTCGATTTTTAACTCGCTGAGTACCTCGAAGCAGAGCACTGATAACGCTCAAACACTCCAGACATTCAATGAAGTATTGAATAATTCCCCCTCACCTGAATATTCCATTACGATCGGTTCGGATTATCAGATCACCGAACTGAAACCCGAAATCACCAAGCGGACGGTCGAAAGAGCTGCCATAGAATATATCACGGCGAAGAATACGAGCGATATAACGTACACTCCTTCAAAGGGGGATACCATTCTGGATAGCAAACGCCGGAAGTTCATCCCGAGAAGAGGCGATGTAAAACTCTTCAAAAGTGAAATGGTTTCCGTTCCCAAATGGGCCGTTCATTTCAACGCATTCGGCACGATTTATACGAAAGAAGTGTTTGCCCACTCTGGAACAGTCCTTGAAAACACCATTCGCTATTGCCCTCAGCATTTCAAGTTCGGTGTCATTAACATCAAGAAAGAGGCCGTCGCCGTTTGTGAGGTGTGCGGAAAAGCCTGTTGTAGTGAGCACATTACACAATGCCCCGTCTGCGGGAAATGGGTCTGTAACGAACATGCTTCGACCTGCAGTTCCTGCGGCAAGACATTCTGTAAAGAGCACGCCAGTACGATCTGTTCGGTATGCAATATGCCGCTCTGCTCTGACTGCGAGGTTGAGTGCCCGATCTGCAACAGAACATACGGGTCAGATCATACCCAGATCTGCGACAGGTGTGGGACAGCGGCCTGCTCGCAGTGTATTACTACATCAGGATTATTTCGAAAGACGAGGGTCTGTAAGAATTGTCAATAA
- a CDS encoding pyridoxamine 5'-phosphate oxidase family protein, producing the protein MDFSDCVKFANENPVTYIATMDGDQPRVRAFAMWFADESGFYYHTGTPKKIWQQLTKNPKIELCFYAPADATGTMLRVAGEADFLEDATLKERLVKERPWLLQIGISGADDPTLAVFRVAHGEASLWTMEYNMREAEAPRVIF; encoded by the coding sequence ATGGACTTTTCCGACTGCGTGAAATTTGCAAATGAAAATCCGGTGACGTATATTGCAACCATGGACGGCGACCAGCCCAGGGTCCGGGCGTTTGCCATGTGGTTTGCCGATGAGAGCGGGTTTTACTATCATACCGGAACTCCGAAAAAGATCTGGCAGCAGCTTACGAAGAACCCGAAGATCGAGCTCTGCTTCTATGCGCCCGCCGATGCTACGGGAACGATGCTACGGGTCGCAGGAGAGGCCGATTTCCTCGAAGATGCGACCCTGAAAGAGCGGCTCGTCAAAGAGCGCCCGTGGCTTCTCCAGATCGGCATCTCCGGTGCAGATGATCCCACGCTTGCCGTCTTCCGCGTCGCCCACGGCGAGGCATCTCTCTGGACGATGGAGTACAACATGCGGGAGGCCGAGGCGCCCCGCGTTATATTCTAA
- a CDS encoding ABC transporter permease translates to MRGAVAIFRRDFKKFLGNPAIIVMTLFMPIMYLIIFGNAMGGTITHIPIGVAQEVPFENETHLYLSAVDGLGHFHSGDNPPMFDVTAYSGEETAKAAFADGKVMAVAIFPSGVSTDRPVRLYLDSSEYMIPDLIQSGVSSVIAQSGANNSLQVSKIYGDIKYIQFFGVGVIVMAIFMTTMMGGGISMIRDRENGIIEGYLVTPVKRSSIIFGIIASGTVKAFMAGFIIFMVDIFVAGVVVDSIETFLMVLVVLFIISIGITSLVISFSSRFSTQQEYASVVAFLNLILFMTSGAFYPVLGMPDWLSWIAAINPEYYAIHALQSLILRGQVNLIGLDLLALIVFSGIAIALGITTYRRTLE, encoded by the coding sequence ATGCGGGGGGCCGTCGCGATCTTCAGGCGGGACTTCAAGAAGTTCCTGGGGAACCCGGCCATCATTGTGATGACCCTCTTCATGCCCATCATGTACCTCATCATCTTCGGGAACGCCATGGGCGGGACGATCACCCACATCCCCATCGGCGTGGCGCAGGAGGTGCCCTTCGAGAACGAGACGCACCTCTACCTCTCGGCCGTCGACGGTCTCGGCCACTTCCACAGCGGGGACAACCCCCCCATGTTCGACGTCACGGCCTACTCAGGGGAAGAGACGGCAAAGGCGGCTTTTGCCGACGGAAAAGTGATGGCCGTGGCGATATTTCCCTCAGGGGTCTCGACCGACCGCCCAGTCCGCCTCTATCTCGACAGCTCCGAGTATATGATCCCCGACCTGATCCAGTCGGGGGTGAGCAGCGTCATAGCGCAGTCAGGGGCGAACAACTCGCTGCAGGTCTCGAAGATCTACGGCGACATCAAGTATATCCAGTTCTTCGGGGTCGGGGTCATCGTCATGGCCATCTTCATGACCACGATGATGGGCGGCGGGATCAGCATGATCCGCGACCGGGAGAACGGGATCATCGAGGGCTACCTGGTCACGCCGGTGAAGCGTTCGAGCATCATCTTCGGGATCATCGCGAGCGGGACCGTCAAGGCGTTCATGGCGGGCTTCATCATCTTCATGGTCGACATCTTCGTCGCAGGTGTCGTGGTCGACAGCATCGAGACCTTTCTCATGGTCCTCGTCGTCCTCTTCATCATCAGCATCGGGATTACGAGCCTGGTGATCTCGTTCAGTTCGCGGTTCTCTACCCAGCAGGAGTATGCCTCGGTCGTAGCGTTCCTGAACCTCATCCTGTTCATGACCAGCGGGGCGTTCTACCCGGTGCTCGGCATGCCCGACTGGCTCAGCTGGATTGCCGCGATCAACCCGGAGTATTATGCGATCCACGCCCTGCAGAGCCTGATCCTGCGGGGGCAGGTAAACCTCATCGGCCTGGACCTCCTGGCGCTCATCGTCTTCTCCGGGATCGCCATCGCCCTCGGGATCACGACCTACCGCCGGACGCTGGAGTGA
- a CDS encoding ABC transporter ATP-binding protein → MIRMAGTNSDRTAEPESIIRIEHLSKVFRDGNHTVKAVDDVSFEVRKGEILGLLGPNGAGKSTIIRILTTLLRPTSGKVFIGPYDVARQQEEIRRMIGVCPQTSTLDLELTAYDNLDFYGNLQEVDPHILDARIRELLDMVDLTDRAHAPVQTFSGGMRRKLEIVRAFIHKPLILFLDEPTIGLDPESRREVWRQVTALNREETTIILTTHYMDEAEKLCDRIAFVDKGRLLRLDTTENLKHSLPSGDVIEIGVETVDEETLAALRADRRLTSVEAREHTLIISAENGSRVLPSIVEVFEKHALPMTSIAIRSPSIEDVFIYLTGTRLDGGRGRP, encoded by the coding sequence ATGATCCGCATGGCCGGGACGAACAGCGACCGCACAGCCGAACCGGAGAGCATCATCCGGATCGAGCACCTATCCAAGGTCTTCAGGGACGGGAATCACACGGTGAAGGCGGTGGACGACGTCTCCTTCGAGGTGCGGAAAGGGGAGATCTTAGGCCTTCTTGGTCCGAACGGCGCCGGAAAAAGCACGATCATCCGCATCCTCACCACCCTTCTGCGGCCCACCTCGGGGAAGGTGTTCATCGGCCCCTACGACGTCGCCCGCCAGCAGGAGGAGATCCGCCGTATGATCGGGGTCTGCCCCCAGACCAGCACGCTCGACCTCGAACTCACCGCCTACGACAACCTGGACTTCTACGGCAACCTGCAGGAAGTCGATCCGCACATCCTCGATGCCAGGATCAGGGAACTCCTCGACATGGTCGACCTTACCGACCGTGCCCATGCGCCGGTGCAGACGTTCTCCGGCGGGATGAGGCGGAAACTGGAGATCGTGCGGGCTTTCATCCACAAACCCCTCATCCTCTTCCTGGACGAACCGACGATCGGTCTCGATCCCGAGTCCCGTCGGGAGGTGTGGCGTCAGGTGACGGCCCTGAACAGGGAGGAGACGACGATCATCCTGACCACGCACTACATGGACGAGGCGGAGAAACTCTGCGACCGCATCGCCTTCGTGGACAAGGGGCGTCTCCTCCGCCTCGACACCACCGAGAACCTCAAACATTCCCTTCCCTCCGGGGACGTCATCGAGATCGGGGTCGAGACGGTGGACGAGGAGACCCTCGCGGCGCTGCGGGCGGACCGTCGCCTCACCTCGGTGGAGGCGAGGGAGCACACGCTCATCATCTCGGCCGAGAACGGGAGCCGCGTCCTGCCCTCCATCGTCGAGGTGTTCGAGAAGCACGCCCTCCCCATGACGTCGATCGCCATCCGCTCCCCCTCGATCGAGGACGTCTTCATCTACCTCACGGGAACACGGCTGGACGGGGGGAGGGGTCGTCCGTGA
- the dapF gene encoding diaminopimelate epimerase encodes MEIRFTKLHGNGNDFVLIDEMEGTVIPGEMKGGFAALYCDRRFGIGADGVLFISPSEKADVKMRLFQQDESEAEMCGNGIRCLAKYAFDAGLATGTCTVETLAGVMPVSMGYDEDGEFWATIQMVDPAFARSAIPAIGEGEYKEEIDGFTVYAANTGVPHAVIFVDDVAAVDVAAAAPRIRHHPSFPKGANVNFVQVTDEDGIRIRTFERGVEGETESCGTGATASAVVAHRLGRVGAGVHVETNGGPLVIECGETTTMQGPAVTVFTGVIEG; translated from the coding sequence ATGGAGATCCGGTTCACCAAACTGCACGGCAATGGCAACGACTTCGTCCTGATCGACGAGATGGAGGGCACGGTCATCCCCGGCGAGATGAAGGGGGGTTTTGCCGCCCTGTACTGCGACCGCCGCTTCGGCATCGGCGCAGACGGCGTGCTCTTCATCTCCCCCTCGGAGAAGGCCGACGTGAAGATGCGGCTCTTCCAGCAGGACGAGAGCGAGGCCGAGATGTGCGGGAACGGCATCAGGTGCCTGGCGAAGTACGCCTTCGACGCGGGCCTGGCCACCGGCACCTGCACGGTCGAGACTCTCGCGGGCGTCATGCCCGTCTCGATGGGCTACGACGAGGACGGCGAGTTCTGGGCGACGATCCAGATGGTCGACCCGGCCTTCGCCCGCTCCGCGATCCCGGCGATAGGCGAGGGGGAGTATAAGGAAGAGATCGACGGCTTCACCGTCTACGCGGCGAACACCGGCGTCCCCCACGCGGTGATCTTCGTCGACGACGTCGCCGCGGTCGACGTCGCGGCCGCCGCCCCCCGCATCCGCCACCACCCCTCCTTCCCGAAGGGGGCGAACGTGAACTTCGTGCAGGTGACGGACGAGGACGGGATCAGGATCCGCACCTTCGAGCGGGGCGTCGAGGGCGAGACCGAGTCCTGCGGCACAGGCGCCACGGCGTCGGCGGTCGTCGCCCACCGCCTCGGCCGCGTCGGCGCCGGGGTACATGTCGAGACGAACGGCGGCCCCCTCGTCATCGAGTGCGGCGAGACGACGACGATGCAGGGCCCCGCGGTGACGGTGTTTACCGGCGTCATCGAGGGGTGA
- a CDS encoding purine/pyrimidine permease, with amino-acid sequence MHFTYGLDDKPGIGELAIFGLQWLAVSVPAILIIGSVVSALQPGGSAIAYMQKLFLVIALVLLVQVLWGHRLPLVVGPATVLLIGVLASMEHGVGAINASIMIGGAILALLSATGLFKYLKMLFTPRVIVVILLLIAFTLAPVILTLITADGVVSPVSNFTFALVFALALFCAGGLLKGMWKATLAIWALLLGSLAYYLVFGTFSVPATNAAILSLPEGLIAPLVVPDAGVLAAFLICFLALAINELGSIQSVGGLLQADRMDERVNRGMTVTGLGNALSGVAGVIGPVDFSLSPGVIAATGCASRFALVPAALALMAIGFSPLLITYLSSIPQPVIGIVLAYVMTAQIAAGLMLGEETRAVASFEDGLVIGIPVLIGTVVAFLPAAIAAGFPATLRPVIANGFVVGVVLVLILEHFVYRKRGEA; translated from the coding sequence ATGCACTTTACATACGGACTCGACGATAAACCTGGTATCGGAGAACTTGCCATCTTCGGCCTGCAATGGCTCGCCGTGAGCGTCCCGGCAATTCTTATCATTGGAAGCGTTGTTTCGGCCCTTCAACCGGGCGGGTCAGCCATCGCATACATGCAAAAACTTTTTCTGGTCATCGCCCTGGTGCTGCTGGTGCAGGTGCTCTGGGGACACCGTCTCCCCCTTGTGGTCGGGCCCGCCACCGTGCTCCTCATCGGGGTTCTTGCAAGCATGGAACATGGAGTCGGCGCCATCAACGCCTCGATCATGATCGGCGGCGCGATCCTCGCCCTGCTCTCGGCTACGGGGCTGTTCAAATACCTGAAGATGCTCTTCACGCCCCGCGTGATCGTGGTCATTCTCCTGCTCATCGCCTTCACCCTCGCCCCGGTGATCCTCACCCTGATCACCGCAGACGGCGTGGTCTCCCCGGTCTCCAACTTTACTTTCGCCCTGGTCTTCGCCCTGGCCCTCTTCTGCGCCGGCGGCCTGCTGAAGGGGATGTGGAAGGCGACCCTTGCGATATGGGCGCTGCTCCTGGGGAGCCTCGCCTATTATCTCGTCTTCGGTACATTCTCCGTCCCGGCGACCAACGCGGCCATACTCTCCCTGCCTGAAGGCCTCATCGCACCTCTTGTCGTTCCCGACGCCGGCGTGCTGGCGGCATTCCTCATCTGCTTTCTGGCGCTTGCCATCAACGAACTGGGGTCCATCCAGTCGGTGGGGGGGCTCCTCCAGGCCGACAGGATGGACGAACGGGTGAACAGGGGCATGACGGTCACCGGTCTCGGGAACGCTCTTTCAGGCGTTGCAGGGGTCATCGGCCCGGTGGACTTCTCCCTCAGTCCAGGTGTGATCGCCGCGACAGGGTGTGCGTCCCGTTTTGCCCTCGTCCCCGCGGCCCTCGCGCTCATGGCCATCGGGTTCTCGCCCCTTCTCATCACCTATCTCAGCAGCATTCCCCAGCCGGTCATCGGCATCGTCCTCGCCTATGTCATGACCGCCCAGATCGCCGCGGGGTTGATGCTCGGGGAGGAGACCCGCGCTGTCGCGAGTTTCGAGGACGGACTGGTCATCGGGATCCCGGTCCTGATCGGCACGGTGGTCGCCTTCCTGCCTGCGGCCATCGCCGCCGGTTTCCCGGCGACGCTCCGCCCGGTCATCGCAAATGGTTTTGTCGTCGGTGTGGTCCTGGTCCTGATCCTCGAACACTTCGTGTACCGGAAGCGCGGAGAGGCCTGA
- a CDS encoding condensation protein, with product MTLHPAPPFDLFNVYFERIYDPTMHLLFAFDGEVDEERLKEATLRLIAANPYLGCRFAERDGMPCWEEISKSDEAFVVLPPGTEMPPAPLDIRRGPQVRVSLLREDGGDRVVVTCHHGFSDARGLMDLARDLFAAYRGTAPAPVGWYDRGADQVLARFSAAEIERAREDEETFVDRWRFPVEREGRGTPRVAYRTLPPDSLRRAKEFGKKHGATVNDIMIGAFFLAVLKTRADPADRNAPRSILTSADLRRHLDRPVPPMNLSVAYDITLTAGEGAGLEDVIDQVTAATRRRKANGLGLGCILFYDEIYAGGVPAVEGFFDGMMQRYEEAGLKNPVFSNIGVLDAGDVLPLEGKDGRPLDLRSACLLPCVCWPYGFLMSLSTFRESMTIVSAYEEGPYSRETVEEFLDSVVEYLS from the coding sequence ATGACCCTCCACCCCGCCCCTCCCTTCGACCTCTTCAACGTCTATTTCGAGCGCATCTACGACCCGACGATGCACCTCCTCTTCGCGTTCGACGGCGAGGTCGACGAGGAGAGGCTGAAGGAGGCGACGCTCCGCCTCATCGCTGCGAACCCCTATCTCGGGTGCCGGTTCGCGGAAAGGGACGGCATGCCCTGCTGGGAGGAGATCTCGAAGAGTGATGAGGCCTTCGTCGTCCTCCCGCCGGGAACGGAGATGCCACCAGCCCCCCTCGACATCCGCAGGGGGCCGCAGGTGCGGGTGAGTCTCCTGCGGGAGGACGGCGGCGACCGCGTCGTCGTCACCTGCCACCACGGTTTCTCCGACGCCCGCGGTCTCATGGACCTGGCGCGAGATCTCTTCGCGGCCTACCGCGGGACCGCACCGGCACCCGTCGGGTGGTACGACCGTGGGGCGGATCAGGTTCTCGCACGCTTCTCCGCGGCGGAGATCGAACGGGCGCGTGAGGATGAGGAAACCTTCGTCGACAGGTGGCGCTTCCCCGTCGAGAGAGAGGGACGGGGGACGCCCCGCGTCGCATACAGGACCCTCCCGCCCGACTCTCTCCGCCGGGCGAAGGAGTTCGGGAAAAAACATGGCGCCACCGTGAACGACATCATGATCGGCGCCTTCTTCCTTGCCGTCCTGAAGACCAGGGCCGACCCCGCCGACCGCAACGCACCCCGCTCCATCCTCACCTCGGCAGACCTCCGCCGCCACCTCGACCGCCCTGTCCCGCCCATGAACCTCTCCGTCGCCTACGACATCACCCTCACCGCCGGCGAGGGGGCGGGCCTGGAGGACGTCATCGACCAGGTCACCGCGGCGACGAGACGGCGCAAGGCAAACGGCCTCGGCCTCGGCTGCATCCTCTTCTACGACGAGATCTACGCGGGCGGCGTGCCGGCGGTAGAGGGGTTCTTCGACGGCATGATGCAGAGGTACGAAGAGGCAGGTCTCAAGAACCCTGTCTTCTCCAATATCGGCGTGCTCGACGCCGGCGACGTCCTCCCCCTCGAAGGGAAGGACGGCAGGCCTCTCGACCTCCGCAGTGCCTGCCTCCTCCCCTGCGTCTGCTGGCCGTACGGGTTTCTCATGTCCCTCTCCACCTTCCGCGAGTCCATGACGATCGTCTCGGCCTACGAGGAGGGGCCGTACTCGCGGGAGACCGTCGAGGAGTTCCTCGATTCTGTGGTGGAATACCTCTCCTGA
- a CDS encoding carboxypeptidase regulatory-like domain-containing protein, which translates to MEERCVLTAIAVLLIALPCPGLASDIGEKISLTVTSPVDGAEVWIDVVPPHIAVVGNVSAPAGIREVRVRSGAGEVSCGNGTTFACSVPVSKGENTITVVAIDTLGNRAEETLNVTVRIGMPPPEAITVSGRVTGPDGSPVPGASVRFESEIMLNDEPLAVATVTGPDGRYLVENAIGYRQTITAGKEGYLPLRREVVFENETNTLDLEMEPEGRTVPGFDLSVGVLALLLALIVRRR; encoded by the coding sequence ATGGAAGAAAGATGCGTACTCACGGCCATTGCCGTCCTGCTGATCGCGCTCCCGTGTCCGGGCCTTGCATCAGACATAGGAGAGAAAATATCTCTCACCGTCACGTCTCCGGTCGACGGGGCGGAGGTCTGGATCGACGTCGTCCCACCCCATATCGCGGTCGTCGGGAATGTCAGCGCCCCCGCAGGCATCAGAGAGGTGCGTGTGCGGAGCGGGGCGGGAGAGGTTTCGTGCGGGAACGGCACGACGTTCGCATGCTCCGTGCCGGTATCGAAGGGGGAGAACACGATCACCGTCGTGGCGATCGACACTCTCGGGAACAGGGCAGAAGAGACACTGAACGTGACCGTCCGCATCGGCATGCCCCCGCCGGAGGCGATCACCGTCTCGGGCAGGGTGACGGGGCCGGACGGCAGCCCGGTCCCCGGCGCATCGGTGAGGTTTGAGTCGGAAATTATGCTGAATGACGAACCTCTCGCGGTGGCGACCGTAACAGGGCCGGACGGCAGGTACCTGGTAGAGAACGCAATCGGGTACAGGCAGACGATCACGGCCGGGAAAGAAGGATATCTCCCCCTCCGGCGCGAGGTCGTCTTCGAGAATGAGACGAACACGCTCGACCTGGAAATGGAACCTGAGGGCCGGACGGTCCCGGGGTTCGACCTTTCGGTCGGCGTCCTCGCCCTGCTGCTGGCCCTGATAGTCAGGAGAAGATAA